TTATCCTATTTTAATCTAAATAAAAATAAAATGTGCTTCTCTGGTCAAAATAGTGTTTGTTGCGTTTCTGAATCCTGGCCAGTTTGTGCTGCTTCCCGACCAATCATGGCTTGTTTGCGAACCGGGTTCCAGCGGTAGCCCCCTGTTCCACCCATGCCTTTGATGACCCGGTGGCAGGGGATGAGGTAGCCAACAGGATTTTTCCCAATGGCGGTTCCAACAGCTCTTTGGGCCGATGGAGCATCGAGATGGTCGGCAATAACTCCATAGCTGGTCAGTGTTCCTTCAGGTATTTGCAGCAAAGCCTGCCACACTTTTAATTGGAATGGTGTTCCTTTTAGCCGCAAAGCAATGGGGCCGTTCGATTCTTCCTGAAATAGAAAAGCGCTTACCTGCCTGTGAATCGGCTGTTCTTCTTCAATAAGTCGGGCTGCCGGCCATTCCTGTTTTAGTAATGTAATTGGATTT
This Prolixibacter sp. NT017 DNA region includes the following protein-coding sequences:
- a CDS encoding bifunctional transcriptional activator/DNA repair enzyme AdaA, encoding MDTYEIIARALSYIRDHANRQPTLDDIAASANISPYHFQRLFTEWAGISPKKFLQYLTLNYAKRCLKENRSLFDTAHQTGLSGTGRLHDLFIKLEGMTPGEYKNGGEKLTIYFSVQSSPYGKFVVASTDRGVCNLFFIDDENPITLLKQEWPAARLIEEEQPIHRQVSAFLFQEESNGPIALRLKGTPFQLKVWQALLQIPEGTLTSYGVIADHLDAPSAQRAVGTAIGKNPVGYLIPCHRVIKGMGGTGGYRWNPVRKQAMIGREAAQTGQDSETQQTLF